A single window of Nicotiana sylvestris chromosome 5, ASM39365v2, whole genome shotgun sequence DNA harbors:
- the LOC104250117 gene encoding transcription factor bHLH118-like: MMDNFHSIFPLQQDVDDNDSHELLYNNPCNFLYQQDLVTDFAPLESDKNTLSFNNNQKENKVGKASAASLPVEKTSDDKQKKVMHREIERQRRQEMATLYASLRQQLPLEIIKGKRSTSEHILEAANYIEYLQKNVRNLEDKREKLNKTSNSSNLDYTKSGRSSTSDSSSSTNVTVKQCLDGMEILVNCGVESEGFRLSRVLEVLLQEGLNIVNCSCTKTSTSLLHTIRTEVASQARIDVHVIQQKLSDISFS; the protein is encoded by the exons ATGATGGATAATTTCCATTCAATATTTCCTTTACAACAAGATGTTGACGATAATGATTCCCATGAGCTTCTTTATAACAACCCTTGTAATTTCCTATACCAACAAGATCTGGTAACGGATTTTGCTCCGTTGGAGTCGGACAAAAACACTCTCAGCTTTAACAACAATCAGAAGGAAAATAAGGTAGGAAAAGCATCAGCTGCTTCTCTCCCAGTAgaaaaaacaagtgatgacaaaCAGAAGAAAGTCATGCATAGAGAAATCGAACGGCAAAGAAGACAAGAAATGGCTACTCTTTATGCTTCTCTTCGACAACAGCTTCCTCTTGAAATTATTAAG GGAAAACGTTCGACATCGGAACACATACTTGAGGCGGCGAATTATATAGAATACCTGCAGAAGAATGTTAGGAATTTGGAAGACAAGAGAGAAAAGTTAAACAAGACTTCAAATTCAAGCAATCTTGATTATACCAAAAGTGGTAGATCGTCAACTAGTGATTCCTCGTCGTCTACAAATGTGACAGTGAAGCAATGCTTGGACGGCATGGAGATTTTGGTCAATTGTGGTGTCGAGAGTGAAGGTTTTCGactttctagggttcttgaagtaTTACTTCAAGAGGGGCTTAACATTGTGAACTGCAGCTGCACCAAAACTAGTACAAGTTTACTTCATACTATCCGAACTGAG GTTGCCTCTCAGGCAAGGATTGATGTGCATGTGATCCAACAGAAACTCTCTGATATAAGTTTCAGTTGA